From one Formosa sediminum genomic stretch:
- a CDS encoding TetR/AcrR family transcriptional regulator encodes MQQDLKSELTKQLIIDKAFNLFYENGFKTTSIDKIMKATTLSKGAFYHHYKSKKELGLEVISLKVQKRVFEGMIAPLHEQGNALEILEMIFLKRLKSFNIYEKAHGCPMNNLINEIGDNEAAYQMALKNIIESWKAALIILIEKGKSEHTIKANVSSAAVAVYLISAFEGIRGIRKLYNDDAILDEYIIGLSMYLKQLRL; translated from the coding sequence ATGCAACAAGATTTAAAATCTGAACTTACAAAACAATTAATCATAGATAAAGCTTTCAATTTATTTTATGAAAATGGCTTTAAAACTACTAGTATTGATAAAATAATGAAAGCTACTACGCTAAGTAAAGGCGCGTTTTACCATCATTATAAAAGCAAAAAAGAATTGGGGCTTGAAGTTATTAGCCTTAAAGTTCAAAAACGAGTTTTTGAAGGTATGATTGCACCATTACATGAACAAGGTAATGCTCTTGAAATATTAGAAATGATTTTTTTGAAACGATTAAAATCTTTTAACATCTATGAAAAGGCACATGGTTGCCCGATGAACAATTTAATAAATGAAATTGGCGATAATGAAGCAGCCTATCAAATGGCTTTAAAAAATATTATTGAGTCTTGGAAAGCTGCTTTAATAATTTTGATAGAAAAAGGTAAGTCTGAACATACAATTAAAGCTAATGTGTCTAGTGCTGCTGTAGCTGTTTATTTAATAAGTGCCTTTGAAGGTATACGTGGTATAAGAAAATTGTACAACGACGATGCGATCTTAGACGAGTATATTATTGGGCTATCCATGTATTTAAAACAATTACGATTATAA
- a CDS encoding polysaccharide lyase family 7 protein has product MKTMCFLIQQSIVISTFMLFLACSNSDSDIDITDNETEIITEDVEGTPNIDWKNWYLSVPINSGSGKATSISYQTIINDNLTPEASKYFYKNEDGSYTLWTQFTGYTTSGLSELGDKYCRTELREYWRGNQDTNDNWTMSTGTHILETTLKVDFVEGNGRTIVAQIHGKSSEGINGNPATVKIRWNSGIIQIDHYTKPENNEDWTSKYDNKIDFGNVGHALFTFKMKIENGKLYCALYCEEKNLDIDYTEIYDYVTNGYIHENYFKTGNYFGWNDDYEKAAQVVLHKVVTIHN; this is encoded by the coding sequence ATGAAAACAATGTGTTTTTTAATACAGCAAAGTATAGTTATTTCCACTTTTATGCTGTTTTTAGCATGTAGTAATTCTGATTCAGATATTGATATTACAGACAATGAAACCGAAATAATAACTGAAGACGTTGAAGGTACACCTAATATAGATTGGAAAAATTGGTATTTGTCTGTACCCATTAATTCAGGTAGCGGTAAAGCGACATCTATAAGTTATCAAACTATAATAAATGATAATCTAACGCCCGAAGCCTCTAAATATTTTTATAAAAATGAAGATGGTTCGTATACATTGTGGACACAATTTACAGGCTATACAACTTCAGGATTATCAGAACTTGGCGATAAATATTGCCGTACAGAACTCAGAGAATATTGGAGAGGAAATCAAGATACAAATGACAATTGGACAATGTCTACAGGTACACACATTCTTGAAACAACTTTAAAAGTAGATTTTGTAGAAGGCAATGGACGTACTATAGTTGCACAAATTCACGGTAAATCTTCTGAAGGTATTAACGGTAATCCTGCAACAGTTAAAATAAGATGGAATAGCGGTATAATACAAATAGACCACTATACAAAACCAGAAAACAATGAGGATTGGACCAGCAAATACGATAATAAAATAGATTTTGGAAATGTTGGCCATGCACTATTTACTTTTAAAATGAAGATTGAAAACGGTAAGTTATATTGTGCTCTCTATTGTGAAGAGAAAAATTTAGATATAGATTATACTGAAATCTACGATTATGTCACTAATGGATATATTCATGAAAATTATTTTAAAACAGGAAATTATTTTGGTTGGAATGATGATTATGAAAAAGCGGCTCAAGTGGTTTTACACAAGGTTGTAACCATTCATAATTAA
- the thrS gene encoding threonine--tRNA ligase produces the protein MIQITLPDGSIKAFEQNVTPMDVAKSISEGLARNVISASFNGTTIETVTPLTTDGSLVLYTWNNDEGKKAFWHSSAHVLAQAIEELYPEAKLTIGPAIENGFYYDVDFGKHTISDKDFKTIENKMLEIARGKHTFNMRAISKAEALDVYKNNEYKTELIENLEDGTITFCDHSTFTDLCRGGHIPNTGIIKAVKVLSVAGAYWRGDENKPQLTRVYGISFPKQKELTEYLQLLEEAKKRDHRKLGKELELFTFSAKVGQGLPLWLPKGAALRERLENFLKKAQKKAGYEMVVTPHIGQKELYVTSGHYAKYGEDSFQPIHTPKEGEEFLLKPMNCPHHCEIYNSTQWSYKDLPKRFAEFGTVYRYEQSGELHGLTRVRGFTQDDAHIFCTPDQLDQEFKNVIDLVLYVFGSLGFENFTAQVSVRDLDNPDKYIGDVKNWEKAEQAIISAAKDKGLNYVIEAGEAAFYGPKLDFMVKDALGRQWQLGTIQVDYNLPERFELTYKGSDNETHRPIMIHRAPFGSMERFIAILLEHTGGNFPLWLMPDQAIILSISEKYEKYAEKVLNLLENHEIRALVDNRNETIGKKIREAEMKKIPYMIIIGENEEQENKISVRQHGGEDLGSITIEAFANIVETETNKTLKQF, from the coding sequence ATGATACAGATTACATTACCAGATGGTAGTATTAAGGCGTTTGAACAAAACGTTACACCAATGGATGTCGCTAAAAGCATTAGCGAAGGGTTAGCTAGAAACGTTATTTCTGCAAGTTTTAATGGTACAACTATTGAAACCGTTACACCTTTAACCACCGATGGATCTCTAGTATTATATACCTGGAACAATGATGAAGGTAAAAAAGCATTTTGGCATTCTTCTGCTCACGTTCTTGCACAAGCTATTGAAGAATTATATCCTGAAGCTAAACTCACTATTGGTCCGGCAATTGAAAACGGATTTTATTACGATGTAGATTTTGGAAAGCACACCATATCTGATAAAGATTTCAAAACTATTGAAAACAAGATGTTAGAAATTGCTCGTGGTAAACACACCTTTAATATGAGAGCAATATCTAAAGCCGAAGCTTTAGACGTATATAAAAATAATGAATATAAAACAGAATTAATTGAAAACCTTGAAGATGGTACAATTACATTCTGTGACCATTCAACCTTTACAGATTTATGCCGTGGTGGTCACATTCCTAACACTGGAATAATAAAAGCCGTAAAAGTATTATCTGTAGCTGGAGCATACTGGAGAGGAGACGAAAACAAACCACAATTAACTCGAGTATATGGAATCTCATTCCCTAAACAAAAAGAGTTGACAGAATACCTTCAGTTATTAGAAGAAGCAAAAAAACGTGACCATAGAAAACTTGGTAAAGAATTAGAACTATTTACTTTCTCTGCTAAAGTCGGACAAGGTTTACCATTATGGTTACCAAAAGGGGCTGCTCTAAGAGAACGTTTAGAGAACTTTTTAAAGAAGGCTCAGAAGAAAGCCGGTTATGAGATGGTTGTAACACCACATATTGGACAAAAGGAACTTTACGTAACTTCTGGACATTATGCTAAATATGGAGAAGATAGCTTTCAACCTATACACACCCCTAAAGAAGGTGAAGAGTTTTTATTAAAACCTATGAACTGTCCGCATCACTGCGAAATTTATAACAGTACACAATGGTCTTATAAAGACTTACCAAAACGTTTTGCAGAATTTGGAACAGTATATCGTTACGAACAGAGTGGAGAACTTCATGGGTTAACCCGTGTAAGAGGATTTACTCAAGATGATGCACACATCTTTTGTACACCAGACCAATTAGATCAAGAATTTAAAAATGTAATAGATTTAGTACTATATGTATTTGGATCTTTAGGTTTCGAGAATTTTACAGCTCAAGTATCTGTTAGAGATTTAGATAATCCTGATAAATATATAGGTGATGTAAAAAACTGGGAGAAAGCAGAACAAGCCATTATAAGTGCTGCCAAAGACAAAGGTTTAAACTATGTAATAGAAGCTGGAGAAGCTGCTTTCTATGGCCCTAAATTAGACTTTATGGTAAAGGATGCCTTAGGTAGACAATGGCAATTAGGTACCATACAAGTAGATTACAATTTACCTGAACGTTTTGAATTAACATATAAGGGAAGTGATAACGAGACGCACAGACCTATAATGATACACCGTGCTCCTTTTGGAAGTATGGAACGATTTATAGCCATATTATTAGAACATACAGGTGGTAATTTCCCGCTTTGGTTAATGCCAGATCAAGCAATAATATTATCTATTAGCGAGAAATATGAAAAATACGCTGAAAAAGTTTTAAATTTGCTAGAAAATCACGAAATTCGCGCCCTCGTAGATAATAGAAATGAGACTATTGGGAAAAAAATCCGTGAAGCGGAAATGAAAAAAATCCCATACATGATTATTATCGGTGAGAATGAAGAACAAGAAAACAAAATATCTGTACGTCAACACGGTGGAGAAGATT
- a CDS encoding purine-cytosine permease family protein, with protein MNTDANYQEFENIDEEQLPVSKHKLHDWTHFAGLYAAEHVAATEFVIGATFVALGAKTKDILLGLLIGNILAVLSWTFITSPIAVETRLSLYTYLNKIAGDSMTKLYNWANVIIFTVISAAMITVSATAVRFAFNIPAQLDWYPTNLWFVIIVLCVGLVVVAIAIYGFKAVTEFSGICAPWLFVMFISGAFVLLPALSLSDLGQTIPNSWADFVTLGNHTIWTGLNSKGEPGIGLVEVIGFAWAANTITHFGLIDMAMLRFAKKKSYGLSTSTGMMFGHYVAWISAGIMGAGAAVIIGKPIVALDPGDVAYYALGWSGFVIVIVAGWTTAIANLYRAGLAAQAVFNSHSRKKTTVVVGVITMIVACFPFVFSQILPLLTYAGLLVVPVGGIVFAEHQIFPRIGYTRYWSYYKHLTFSTPAIVSWGLGLVFGFGLNMLDVMPFYYLFIPTWMFTIFIYTVLAGKYGAKESYPEEELKEKVRNKNIEAYQDEKAKQTTKTIKDHSLLSRVLGIVSIVVLAITLVLACIVLFGSANETMYIENRDIFYRYAFVCTLIYFVTAYWKLKRGKNKNI; from the coding sequence ATGAATACAGATGCTAATTATCAGGAGTTCGAGAATATTGATGAAGAACAGTTACCTGTGTCTAAACATAAATTACATGATTGGACTCATTTTGCAGGTTTGTATGCTGCAGAGCATGTGGCCGCTACCGAATTTGTAATTGGAGCTACTTTTGTAGCGTTGGGTGCTAAAACAAAAGACATACTGTTAGGATTACTAATAGGAAATATTTTGGCCGTTTTAAGTTGGACCTTTATAACCTCTCCTATAGCTGTAGAAACGAGATTAAGTCTGTATACATATTTAAATAAAATTGCAGGAGATTCTATGACCAAGCTCTATAACTGGGCGAATGTTATTATTTTTACTGTAATTTCTGCAGCCATGATTACAGTATCTGCAACTGCAGTACGTTTTGCTTTTAACATTCCGGCACAATTAGATTGGTACCCTACAAATTTATGGTTTGTAATTATTGTTTTATGTGTGGGATTAGTTGTTGTTGCCATTGCAATATATGGTTTTAAAGCAGTAACAGAGTTTTCTGGTATTTGTGCTCCTTGGTTATTTGTTATGTTTATTAGTGGTGCATTTGTTTTACTTCCAGCCTTGTCACTGTCAGATTTAGGGCAAACCATTCCTAATAGTTGGGCAGATTTTGTAACTTTAGGAAACCATACCATATGGACAGGATTAAATAGCAAAGGTGAACCCGGAATTGGCTTGGTAGAAGTTATTGGTTTTGCTTGGGCAGCCAATACTATTACACATTTTGGTTTGATAGATATGGCTATGTTGCGTTTTGCTAAAAAGAAATCTTACGGACTAAGTACCAGTACAGGGATGATGTTTGGGCACTATGTAGCTTGGATCTCTGCAGGAATTATGGGAGCAGGAGCAGCCGTTATTATAGGAAAACCTATAGTTGCTTTAGATCCCGGAGACGTGGCATATTACGCTTTAGGTTGGTCTGGATTTGTTATTGTAATTGTAGCGGGATGGACAACAGCTATTGCTAATTTATATAGAGCTGGTTTAGCGGCGCAAGCTGTTTTTAATTCTCATTCACGTAAAAAAACTACTGTAGTTGTAGGAGTAATTACAATGATAGTTGCTTGTTTCCCCTTTGTGTTTAGTCAGATTTTACCTTTATTAACTTATGCCGGATTGTTAGTGGTTCCAGTGGGAGGTATTGTATTTGCAGAACACCAAATATTTCCAAGAATTGGTTATACACGCTATTGGTCATATTATAAACACTTAACTTTTAGTACACCTGCAATTGTTTCTTGGGGATTAGGATTAGTGTTTGGGTTTGGCTTAAACATGCTAGATGTAATGCCATTTTACTATTTATTTATACCAACTTGGATGTTTACTATATTTATTTATACTGTATTAGCAGGTAAATATGGGGCAAAAGAAAGTTATCCTGAAGAAGAATTAAAAGAAAAAGTTAGAAATAAAAATATAGAAGCTTATCAAGACGAAAAAGCGAAACAAACCACGAAAACGATTAAGGATCATTCTTTATTATCTAGGGTATTAGGTATTGTTTCAATTGTGGTTTTAGCCATCACTTTAGTGTTGGCATGTATCGTACTATTTGGTAGTGCAAATGAAACTATGTATATAGAAAATAGAGATATTTTTTACCGTTATGCCTTTGTGTGTACCCTTATCTATTTTGTAACTGCTTACTGGAAATTAAAAAGAGGAAAGAATAAAAACATATAA
- a CDS encoding potassium/proton antiporter: MNLTIENILLVGSILLFISIIVGKTSYKFGVPTLILFLSIGMLAGSDGIGGIVFDDPKLAQFIGIVSLNFILFSGGLDTNWNTVKPILKEGLVLSTLGVFLTAITLGVFVWYVTDFTIFESLLLGSIVSSTDAAAVFSILRSKNLALKTNLRPTLELESGSNDPMAYVLTLAFLSLVINQDQNITSIIFMFFQQMILGGLLGFGFGKLSKFIINRITLDFEGLYPVLVIALMFITFSATDSVGGNGFLAIYICSVYLGNQDLIHKSTILKMFDGMAWLMQIVLFLTLGLLVFPSQIIPYMGIGLLISVFLILVARPISVFISTLFFKMKTRRRLYISWVGLRGAVPIVFATYPLLAGIDKANIIFNIVFFISVTSILIQGTTLTVFAKWLNVGMPEEAKVPREHERYILDLPKSAMEETIIPIDSFAVNKRIVDLHLPKSAFIVMIKRDGKFVRPGGSTLIEANDVLVLLLDHDESLEEITTLLSQPTLT; the protein is encoded by the coding sequence ATGAATTTAACTATTGAAAATATATTACTTGTTGGATCAATATTACTGTTTATTAGTATTATTGTGGGAAAAACGTCCTATAAATTTGGTGTTCCTACTTTAATTCTTTTCTTGTCTATAGGTATGTTGGCCGGTTCTGATGGTATTGGTGGGATAGTATTTGACGATCCAAAGTTAGCTCAATTTATAGGTATTGTATCACTAAATTTTATACTTTTTTCTGGTGGTTTAGATACAAATTGGAATACTGTAAAACCCATATTAAAAGAAGGTCTTGTATTATCTACTTTAGGAGTGTTTTTAACAGCAATTACTTTAGGTGTATTTGTATGGTATGTTACAGATTTTACAATTTTTGAAAGTTTATTACTAGGTTCTATAGTATCTTCTACAGATGCAGCAGCAGTATTTTCTATTTTACGTTCAAAAAATTTAGCATTAAAGACAAATTTACGACCTACTTTAGAGTTAGAAAGTGGGAGTAATGACCCTATGGCCTATGTATTAACTTTGGCATTTTTAAGTTTAGTTATTAACCAGGATCAGAATATAACATCTATAATATTTATGTTTTTTCAGCAAATGATTCTTGGAGGTCTGTTAGGATTTGGGTTTGGAAAATTAAGTAAATTTATCATTAATAGAATCACTTTAGATTTTGAAGGTTTGTATCCTGTTTTGGTAATAGCTTTAATGTTTATTACGTTTTCAGCTACAGATTCTGTTGGTGGAAATGGTTTTTTAGCTATTTATATTTGTTCTGTATATCTGGGAAATCAAGATTTAATTCATAAATCTACTATTCTAAAAATGTTTGATGGTATGGCATGGCTCATGCAAATTGTGTTATTCTTAACATTAGGATTATTAGTTTTTCCTTCTCAAATTATCCCTTATATGGGTATTGGTTTATTAATTTCTGTTTTTCTTATTCTTGTAGCACGTCCTATAAGTGTGTTTATAAGTACTTTATTTTTTAAAATGAAAACGCGTCGTCGTTTATATATTTCTTGGGTTGGTTTAAGGGGAGCAGTACCTATTGTTTTTGCAACTTATCCGTTATTGGCTGGGATTGATAAAGCTAATATTATTTTTAATATAGTATTTTTTATTTCTGTTACTTCTATACTTATACAAGGAACTACGCTTACGGTTTTTGCTAAATGGTTAAATGTTGGTATGCCTGAAGAAGCTAAAGTTCCGCGTGAACATGAACGTTATATTTTAGATTTGCCAAAATCTGCTATGGAAGAAACTATAATTCCTATAGATAGTTTTGCTGTAAATAAAAGAATTGTAGACTTGCATTTACCAAAATCTGCTTTTATTGTAATGATCAAACGAGATGGTAAATTTGTTAGACCAGGCGGATCTACATTAATAGAGGCTAATGATGTTTTAGTATTGTTATTAGATCATGATGAGAGTTTAGAGGAGATTACGACCTTGTTATCACAACCTACTTTAACCTAA
- a CDS encoding NUDIX hydrolase — MKPQKIKNISVDCVVFGYNTLEKTLNVLLIKRYLESATTAEVLVDDYVLTGYHINEDETLDDTATRALKELTGLSSLYKKQFKAFGSPDRLLNDKDQIWIKNEGFNSRTVTIAYYFLIKTEAVNLKENKYSAKWFPVNNLPELGFDHEAIILEAYEDLKIKCLSEPIIFELLPNKFTINDVQDLYQSILGIEIDNRNFRRKLINKKYIIPLDEKQVGVSKKPAQLYMFSKDVYDKIFEKNYLISI, encoded by the coding sequence ATGAAACCACAAAAAATCAAAAACATATCTGTAGATTGTGTTGTTTTTGGATACAATACCCTTGAAAAAACACTTAACGTTTTATTAATAAAACGCTATTTGGAATCTGCAACTACTGCTGAAGTTTTAGTAGATGATTACGTATTGACAGGCTATCATATTAATGAAGATGAAACTTTAGATGATACGGCTACAAGAGCTTTAAAAGAGTTAACAGGATTAAGTAGTCTTTATAAAAAGCAATTTAAAGCATTTGGTTCTCCAGACCGTTTATTAAACGATAAAGATCAGATTTGGATTAAAAATGAAGGCTTTAACTCCAGAACTGTAACCATAGCGTACTATTTTTTAATAAAAACAGAAGCCGTTAATCTTAAAGAAAATAAATATAGTGCAAAATGGTTCCCTGTTAATAATCTCCCTGAATTAGGTTTTGATCATGAAGCTATTATTTTAGAAGCCTATGAAGATTTAAAAATTAAATGCCTTTCTGAACCTATTATCTTTGAGCTACTTCCAAATAAATTTACAATTAATGATGTACAGGATTTATACCAGTCTATATTAGGAATTGAAATTGATAATCGAAATTTTAGAAGAAAACTCATAAATAAAAAATACATTATCCCATTAGACGAAAAACAAGTTGGAGTCTCTAAAAAACCTGCACAACTCTATATGTTTAGTAAAGATGTTTACGATAAAATATTTGAAAAAAATTACTTAATCAGTATTTAA
- a CDS encoding helix-turn-helix domain-containing protein, translated as MSVNKELELAWEFVNNTNRSIFLTGKAGTGKTTFLHRLKTKSLKRMVVVAPTGVAAINAKGVTIHSFFQIPFGPILPNADLDSSTQFNRKFNKTKINIIKSMDLLVIDEISMVRADLLDAIDKTLRRFRYKQKVFGGVQVLMIGDLQQLSPVIKEHEWQLLKPYYSNGFFFSSRVYQHCDPISIELKHIYRQENPKFIQILNEIRNNTLSETAASELNKRFKPDFTPEPNAGYISLTTHNTKADATNKSELDKLDTTLFTYSAKVEGKFPEYSYPNNDILELKVGAQVMFIKNDISQDKRYFNGKIGTVTKLTKDEVTVRCPDDDFDIVTKAELWENINYTVDKETKAITEDKIGSFSQIPLRLAWAITIHKSQGLTFEKAIIDAGSAFAHGQTYVALSRCKSLDGLILKSKISSNQIITDTNVITFNKHAEEHEPDLTDLKSSQSKFQLDLIAEIFDFYDFMYPVNRILDIFYKNRNSIEGKVEHPMVTIKNTVTNLLKVANGFKSQLQTLHTDTVLPEHNPIIQERFIKAITYFKTQVETHIGDSLKAFSFTTDNQAIGGDISKNLDSLESVYDTKVFYFTNLNKDFTTKSLLELRAKSIFIAKNKPQKARKSVIDGTINVELFELLRILRNEIAAENDLVHFQIFTQKSLYEMCEVLPVTKQELLKIGGMGATRVEKYGDAILDVIREYCDENDIQIDAINTSTDTQDDIIKTKINTREASLQLFKSGKSINEIATLRDLNENTIFGHLAEFISTGEVKVSDLITTTKYNTLLDLIPKTNFENLSDLKHQLDDNYSYGELRLVLNILNS; from the coding sequence ATGTCTGTAAATAAGGAATTAGAATTAGCTTGGGAATTTGTAAATAATACAAACCGTTCTATTTTTTTAACAGGAAAAGCAGGTACTGGTAAAACAACATTTTTACATCGTTTAAAAACTAAAAGTTTAAAACGAATGGTAGTTGTTGCTCCTACAGGTGTTGCGGCTATTAATGCGAAAGGTGTAACTATACATTCTTTTTTTCAGATTCCTTTTGGTCCTATCTTACCAAATGCAGATTTAGATAGTTCTACTCAATTCAATAGAAAATTTAATAAAACTAAAATCAATATTATTAAATCCATGGATTTATTAGTGATTGATGAAATTAGTATGGTTCGTGCTGATTTGTTAGATGCTATTGATAAAACTTTAAGAAGATTTAGATATAAACAAAAAGTTTTTGGAGGTGTACAAGTATTAATGATAGGTGATTTGCAACAATTATCACCTGTAATTAAGGAACATGAATGGCAGTTATTAAAACCCTATTATAGTAATGGATTTTTTTTTAGTAGTCGTGTGTACCAACACTGCGATCCTATTTCAATTGAATTAAAGCATATATATCGTCAGGAAAATCCTAAGTTTATTCAAATTTTAAATGAAATTAGAAATAATACGCTTTCTGAGACTGCTGCATCAGAATTAAATAAGAGATTTAAACCCGATTTTACACCAGAACCTAATGCAGGGTATATTTCATTAACTACTCATAATACTAAAGCAGATGCAACAAATAAGTCTGAATTAGATAAACTTGATACGACATTATTTACATATTCAGCTAAAGTTGAGGGTAAATTTCCTGAATATTCTTATCCTAATAATGATATTTTAGAGTTAAAGGTTGGAGCACAAGTCATGTTTATTAAAAACGATATTAGTCAAGATAAACGTTATTTTAATGGTAAAATAGGTACAGTTACTAAACTAACTAAGGATGAAGTAACGGTGCGTTGTCCAGACGATGATTTTGATATTGTAACTAAAGCCGAATTATGGGAGAATATAAATTATACTGTAGATAAAGAAACTAAAGCCATTACTGAAGATAAAATTGGTTCCTTTTCTCAAATCCCTTTACGTTTAGCTTGGGCCATTACAATTCATAAAAGTCAGGGGTTAACTTTCGAAAAAGCCATAATTGATGCTGGTAGTGCTTTTGCACATGGACAAACTTATGTAGCCTTAAGTAGATGTAAATCTTTAGACGGATTAATTTTAAAAAGTAAAATTAGTTCCAATCAGATTATTACAGATACAAATGTAATTACTTTTAATAAACATGCAGAAGAACACGAACCAGATTTAACAGACTTAAAATCGTCTCAGAGTAAGTTTCAATTGGATTTAATAGCAGAAATCTTCGATTTTTATGATTTTATGTACCCTGTTAATCGTATTCTGGATATCTTTTATAAAAACAGAAATAGTATAGAAGGAAAAGTTGAGCACCCAATGGTGACAATTAAAAATACAGTTACAAATTTGCTAAAAGTAGCCAATGGTTTTAAATCACAATTACAAACTCTTCATACTGATACCGTATTACCAGAACATAACCCAATTATTCAAGAACGTTTTATAAAAGCTATAACCTATTTTAAAACACAGGTTGAGACTCATATAGGTGACTCTTTAAAAGCATTTAGTTTTACAACAGATAATCAAGCTATAGGTGGAGATATTTCTAAAAACTTAGATAGCTTAGAATCTGTATACGATACTAAAGTATTTTATTTTACGAATCTAAATAAAGATTTTACGACTAAATCTCTTTTAGAATTGCGTGCAAAATCTATTTTTATAGCAAAAAATAAACCTCAAAAAGCAAGAAAATCTGTTATTGATGGGACAATAAATGTGGAGCTGTTTGAATTATTACGCATATTAAGAAATGAAATAGCGGCTGAAAATGATTTGGTTCATTTTCAAATTTTCACACAGAAATCGTTGTATGAAATGTGTGAAGTATTGCCTGTAACCAAGCAAGAACTTCTTAAAATTGGAGGTATGGGAGCGACTAGAGTTGAAAAATATGGAGATGCAATACTAGATGTTATTCGTGAATATTGTGACGAAAATGATATACAAATAGATGCTATTAATACTAGTACTGATACGCAAGATGATATTATAAAAACCAAAATAAATACTAGAGAGGCTTCATTACAACTATTTAAATCTGGCAAGTCTATTAATGAAATTGCGACTTTAAGGGATTTAAATGAAAACACCATATTTGGTCATTTAGCTGAATTTATTTCAACCGGAGAAGTTAAAGTATCAGACTTAATAACTACAACTAAGTATAATACTTTACTTGATCTTATTCCTAAAACAAACTTTGAGAATCTCTCTGATTTAAAACATCAGTTAGATGATAATTATAGTTATGGTGAATTACGTTTAGTATTAAATATTTTAAATTCTTAA
- a CDS encoding haloacid dehalogenase type II yields MTNKRREFMKKSALLGLGGATVTSLGFAANDATNTAALNLNNRPKVLFFDVNETLLDLTAMKKSVGDALGNRPDLLPLWFTTMLQYSLVTTVGRQYNDFGIIGVAALQMVAANNEIALTEAEAKNAILTPLRSIPAHPEVKAALTDLNQAGFKLVSFTNSSNIGVETQFKNAGLIDYFEERLSIEDIGKFKPHTDAYDWAARKMGVSSQECMLIAAHGWDIAGALWANWRGAFISRPGAQLYPLADQPEINEMNLKLVAKKLIAMK; encoded by the coding sequence ATGACAAACAAAAGAAGAGAGTTTATGAAAAAATCAGCTTTACTAGGCCTAGGCGGAGCGACTGTAACCTCGTTAGGATTTGCTGCAAATGATGCAACTAATACTGCAGCTTTAAATCTAAATAACAGACCTAAAGTTTTATTTTTTGATGTTAATGAAACTTTATTAGATTTAACTGCCATGAAAAAAAGTGTAGGTGACGCACTTGGTAACAGACCTGATTTACTTCCTTTATGGTTTACAACCATGTTACAATATTCATTAGTAACTACAGTTGGCCGACAGTATAATGATTTTGGAATTATAGGTGTGGCTGCATTACAAATGGTAGCTGCTAATAACGAGATTGCTTTAACAGAAGCTGAAGCAAAAAACGCTATACTAACTCCTTTACGCTCTATTCCTGCTCATCCAGAAGTAAAAGCAGCCTTAACAGATTTAAACCAAGCTGGTTTTAAATTGGTGTCGTTTACAAATTCATCTAATATAGGTGTAGAAACTCAATTTAAAAATGCTGGTCTAATTGATTATTTTGAAGAAAGATTAAGCATTGAAGATATCGGAAAATTTAAACCTCATACAGATGCTTACGATTGGGCAGCACGTAAAATGGGAGTTTCTTCTCAGGAGTGTATGCTAATAGCTGCTCATGGTTGGGATATAGCTGGAGCACTTTGGGCAAATTGGAGAGGTGCATTTATAAGCAGACCCGGAGCTCAATTATATCCTTTGGCAGATCAACCAGAAATTAATGAAATGAATCTAAAGCTAGTTGCAAAAAAATTAATTGCAATGAAATAA